The following proteins come from a genomic window of Gemmatimonadaceae bacterium:
- a CDS encoding cytochrome c oxidase assembly protein, which yields MPVLFLHPLSALTWQDWSIHWSTVIGLVALGALYVYAWRFERPNLAEKVSFFSGLAIIFLSLNGPIHDLSDFYLFSAHMVQHLLLTLAVPPLLIAGTRGGMLRPLLAVRGVGPLARFLTRPITCYVLFNVVLALWHMPLFYNAAMANHNVHITQHLSMMITATLMWWPLMSPLPELPRLSYPGQMLYCFLMVIPMSVVAIYIALADTVLYPAYAAAPRIWGISPMLDQHIGGLIMWIPGGLFFYAIMSVVFFKWVKRGEDSTAAAQIGWAPVVGKSE from the coding sequence ATGCCGGTCTTGTTCCTTCATCCCCTGTCCGCGCTCACCTGGCAGGATTGGAGCATCCACTGGAGCACCGTCATCGGGCTCGTCGCGCTCGGCGCCCTGTACGTGTACGCGTGGCGGTTCGAGCGGCCGAACCTCGCCGAGAAAGTCTCGTTCTTCTCCGGGCTCGCAATCATCTTCCTGTCGCTCAACGGTCCCATCCACGACCTGAGCGATTTCTATCTGTTCAGCGCGCACATGGTGCAGCACCTCCTGCTCACGCTCGCCGTGCCGCCGCTGCTGATCGCGGGCACGCGCGGCGGGATGCTGCGGCCCCTGCTGGCCGTGCGCGGCGTCGGCCCGCTCGCGCGCTTCCTCACGCGCCCGATCACCTGCTACGTATTGTTCAACGTCGTGCTCGCGCTCTGGCACATGCCGCTGTTCTACAACGCCGCGATGGCGAACCACAACGTGCACATCACGCAGCACCTGTCCATGATGATCACCGCGACACTGATGTGGTGGCCGCTCATGAGCCCGCTGCCCGAGCTGCCGCGGCTGTCGTATCCCGGGCAGATGCTGTACTGCTTCCTGATGGTGATCCCGATGTCGGTCGTCGCGATCTACATCGCGCTCGCCGACACGGTGCTGTACCCCGCCTACGCCGCCGCGCCGCGCATCTGGGGGATCTCGCCGATGCTCGACCAGCACATCGGCGGGCTGATCATGTGGATCCCCGGCGGGCTGTTCTTCTACGCGATCATGTCCGTGGTGTTCTTCAAGTGGGTCAAGCGCGGCGAAGACTCCACCGCCGCCGCGCAGATCGGCTGGGCTCCGGTTGTCGGTAAAAGCGAGTGA
- a CDS encoding M20/M25/M40 family metallo-hydrolase: MRSALEQIRTDDPWLIEQQISICEIEAPPFKEQRRAADFAARFRALGYATVRIDAEGNVIAERPGDPGEPVVVLSAHLDTVFPEGTDVKVRRSGDTLRGPGIGDDCRGLAVLLAVARALDHAQVRAAGTIIFVGTVGEEGAGNLRGVRHLVDVSLKDRIDYFISVDGAGLGTTSAAVGSNRYRVTYAGPGGHSYGAFGMPNPMHALGRAIALVSEIQVPAEPKTTFSVGAVSGGTSVNSISESAAMDVDLRSESPAALAALDSAFMRAVASALAAERARWPRSSVALNVKIDTIGIRPAATQPDTALIVRAALEAGRTLGFSSETGASSTDANLPMSRGIPAITIDGGGIGRGAHSLNESWIATPDAYLGPQWALLLTLALAGVR, translated from the coding sequence CCATCTGCGAGATCGAAGCCCCTCCGTTCAAGGAGCAGCGCCGCGCCGCCGATTTCGCCGCCCGTTTTCGCGCGCTCGGCTATGCCACCGTCCGGATCGACGCCGAAGGCAACGTCATCGCCGAGCGGCCCGGCGATCCGGGTGAGCCCGTCGTGGTTCTCTCCGCTCATCTCGACACCGTTTTCCCCGAAGGCACGGACGTCAAAGTCCGCCGGAGCGGCGACACGCTGCGCGGTCCCGGCATCGGCGACGACTGCCGCGGGCTCGCCGTGCTGCTCGCCGTCGCGCGCGCGCTCGATCACGCGCAGGTCCGCGCGGCAGGCACCATCATCTTCGTCGGCACCGTGGGCGAGGAAGGCGCGGGGAATCTCCGCGGCGTGCGGCACCTCGTGGACGTCTCGCTGAAGGACCGGATCGACTACTTCATCTCCGTGGACGGAGCCGGGCTGGGGACGACGTCAGCCGCCGTCGGCAGCAATCGCTATCGAGTGACGTACGCCGGTCCGGGCGGACACAGCTATGGCGCCTTCGGCATGCCGAACCCGATGCACGCCCTCGGCCGCGCGATCGCGCTCGTCTCGGAGATTCAGGTTCCCGCCGAGCCGAAAACCACGTTCTCCGTGGGCGCCGTGAGCGGCGGTACCTCGGTCAACTCCATCTCCGAGTCCGCAGCGATGGACGTGGACCTGCGGTCGGAGTCTCCGGCCGCGCTTGCGGCGCTCGACAGCGCGTTCATGCGCGCCGTCGCGTCCGCGCTTGCCGCCGAGCGCGCGCGGTGGCCGCGGTCGTCCGTCGCGTTGAACGTAAAGATCGACACGATCGGAATCCGCCCCGCGGCAACGCAGCCCGACACGGCGCTGATAGTTCGCGCCGCGCTCGAAGCGGGACGGACGCTCGGCTTTTCCTCGGAGACCGGGGCGTCGAGCACGGATGCGAACCTCCCCATGTCGCGCGGGATTCCGGCGATCACGATCGACGGCGGCGGCATCGGTCGCGGCGCGCACTCGCTGAACGAGAGCTGGATCGCGACGCCCGACGCGTATCTGGGCCCGCAGTGGGCGCTGCTCCTCACCCTGGCGCTCGCGGGCGTGCGTTGA